The following coding sequences are from one Desulfosporosinus orientis DSM 765 window:
- a CDS encoding extracellular solute-binding protein translates to MSNSAKTLKIIHAGALHQVMERCVEHFSKHMPNLEFKVSGIGSREAARKLLSGEIYDIIALADQALFAELLVPDLVKDYFIFAADQMVIAYSRFSKGSSQITPDNWTDELLKPGVTFARSSHHLDPCGYRTLMVWQLAESYYSKAGLCSKLEENCIPYTVYPKSLDLARALFKGSVDYAFLYSSEAEYLGLPYIPLPAKINLSSPAHATFYDQAAVSVESKIPGKKIIIHGKPIEFAIGLSKNSLYPELAHSFMDLLTGPEGNIILEECGFIPC, encoded by the coding sequence TTGAGTAATTCAGCCAAAACTCTAAAGATCATTCACGCCGGAGCATTGCATCAAGTCATGGAAAGATGCGTTGAACACTTCTCCAAACATATGCCCAATCTGGAATTTAAGGTGTCCGGAATTGGTTCCAGAGAAGCAGCCAGGAAACTATTGTCCGGTGAAATTTATGACATTATTGCTCTGGCTGACCAGGCTCTTTTCGCCGAGCTTTTGGTACCGGACTTAGTAAAGGACTATTTTATTTTTGCCGCCGATCAAATGGTCATCGCCTACAGCCGCTTTTCCAAGGGCAGCAGCCAAATTACTCCGGATAACTGGACTGATGAGCTTCTCAAACCAGGGGTCACCTTTGCACGATCCAGCCATCATCTTGATCCTTGCGGTTATAGAACGTTAATGGTTTGGCAATTGGCAGAATCCTATTACAGCAAAGCAGGATTGTGCTCTAAGCTGGAGGAAAATTGCATTCCTTATACCGTTTATCCTAAGTCCCTGGACTTGGCACGTGCACTATTTAAAGGCAGCGTCGATTACGCCTTTTTGTATTCCTCAGAGGCAGAGTACCTCGGCCTCCCTTACATCCCCCTGCCGGCAAAGATTAATCTTTCCAGCCCCGCTCATGCGACTTTTTATGATCAGGCAGCAGTCTCCGTAGAGAGTAAAATACCTGGAAAAAAAATCATTATCCACGGCAAGCCCATTGAATTTGCCATCGGATTATCTAAAAACAGCCTATACCCTGAACTTGCTCATTCCTTTATGGATCTTTTGACCGGTCCCGAAGGGAATATCATACTGGAAGAATGCGGGTTTATCCCCTGTTAG
- the ilvD gene encoding dihydroxy-acid dehydratase, whose amino-acid sequence MNSDTVTKTSPHRALFHALGLTNEEIARPIIGIVNSQNDIVPGHMNLDKIVEAVKLGVAMAGGTPLVFPAIAVCDGLAMGHQGMKYSLVTRELIADSTEAMALAHAFDALVMIPNCDKNVPGLLMAAARLNIPTIFVSGGPMLAGIVDGKKVSFSSVSEAVSEFQSGKITEEKLLEYENKTCPTCGSCSGMFTANSMNCLTEVLGMGLRGNGTVPAVYSERIQLAKRAGMQIMELLKRNILPRDIMSEDAFKNALTLDMALGCSTNSMLHLPAIAHECGIELDLDIANEISDKTPNLCHLAPTGNHFIEELHEAGGIYAVMNEINKLGLLKTDLITCTGKTVGENIAGCVNKNPDVIRPAENPYSKTGGIAVLKGNLAPDSCVVKRAAVAPEMLKHQGPARIFDCEEDAMDAITSGKIKAGDVLVIRYEGPKGGPGMREMLNPTSAIMGHGLGESVALITDGRFSGATRGAAIGHVSPEAAVGGNIALIEEGDIIQIDIMANKIDFVISDEELSRRKAQWTPRKPRITSGYLSRYADMVTSGNRGAILEIPKRS is encoded by the coding sequence GTGAATAGTGATACTGTAACCAAAACATCACCCCATCGCGCCTTATTTCATGCTTTAGGACTGACCAACGAGGAAATCGCGAGACCTATAATAGGCATCGTTAACTCTCAGAATGATATTGTACCCGGACATATGAATCTTGACAAAATCGTCGAAGCGGTAAAGCTTGGAGTTGCCATGGCCGGCGGAACTCCCCTGGTTTTTCCGGCTATCGCTGTCTGTGACGGACTGGCTATGGGCCATCAGGGAATGAAATATTCTCTCGTCACCCGGGAGCTTATCGCCGATTCTACGGAAGCTATGGCCCTGGCTCATGCCTTTGATGCCCTGGTCATGATACCCAACTGTGATAAAAACGTTCCCGGTTTATTAATGGCCGCAGCCAGGCTGAACATTCCCACGATTTTTGTCAGCGGCGGCCCCATGCTTGCCGGAATCGTGGACGGGAAAAAAGTCAGCTTTTCCAGTGTCTCGGAAGCCGTCAGCGAATTCCAAAGCGGTAAAATAACTGAGGAAAAGCTCCTGGAATATGAGAACAAAACCTGCCCCACCTGCGGTTCTTGTTCAGGCATGTTCACCGCCAACAGCATGAACTGCCTCACGGAAGTTTTGGGTATGGGTCTACGGGGCAACGGCACGGTTCCGGCAGTTTACTCGGAGCGCATCCAGCTTGCCAAGCGAGCGGGAATGCAGATTATGGAACTCCTTAAGCGTAACATCCTTCCCCGGGATATTATGTCTGAGGACGCCTTTAAAAATGCCTTAACCTTAGACATGGCCTTAGGCTGCAGCACCAACAGCATGCTGCATCTCCCGGCTATTGCCCACGAATGCGGCATTGAATTGGATCTTGATATCGCTAATGAAATCAGTGATAAGACCCCCAATCTTTGCCACCTGGCTCCTACGGGCAACCATTTTATTGAAGAACTCCATGAAGCCGGCGGAATCTACGCCGTTATGAATGAAATTAATAAACTGGGACTGCTTAAGACGGATTTAATCACCTGTACCGGCAAAACCGTTGGGGAAAACATTGCCGGCTGTGTCAATAAAAATCCCGATGTCATCCGGCCTGCAGAAAATCCCTACAGCAAAACCGGCGGCATTGCCGTCCTGAAAGGGAACCTGGCCCCTGATTCCTGCGTTGTCAAACGTGCAGCCGTTGCTCCGGAAATGCTGAAACATCAAGGGCCTGCCCGGATTTTTGACTGTGAAGAAGACGCCATGGATGCCATTACTTCCGGAAAAATCAAAGCGGGAGACGTCCTGGTTATCCGATACGAAGGGCCTAAAGGCGGACCGGGAATGAGAGAAATGCTCAATCCTACCTCAGCCATTATGGGCCACGGCCTTGGCGAAAGCGTCGCCCTGATAACCGACGGCCGCTTCAGCGGCGCAACCAGAGGGGCAGCCATCGGCCACGTTTCCCCCGAAGCAGCCGTCGGCGGAAACATCGCCTTGATTGAAGAAGGGGACATTATCCAAATCGATATTATGGCCAATAAAATTGATTTTGTCATCAGCGATGAAGAATTATCCCGGCGCAAAGCTCAATGGACGCCGAGAAAACCGCGCATTACCAGCGGTTACCTCTCCCGTTACGCCGACATGGTCACCTCGGGAAACAGAGGCGCCATTCTGGAAATTCCTAAACGCTCCTAA
- a CDS encoding FadR/GntR family transcriptional regulator: protein MHKGSLAENTADNILALITIDKKYQAGDKLPNENVLSADLQVSRTTLREAIRILVAHNILEIRRGKGTFVKDKQEFNEEFDLKELSTLQLDVKDLYEMRLIFEPQSAYYAAKRATDKELERILYYGRLEEEQILHNEDRTEAEQAFHKSIAKATHNEFMNRLMPILYKAIDKGVLLSESNEELVQNTLHDHRMIMEFLENRDAEGAKTAMKLHIIHAMRGFGITEEV from the coding sequence ATGCATAAAGGGAGTTTGGCCGAAAATACAGCAGACAATATTCTGGCCCTTATTACAATCGATAAAAAATACCAAGCCGGTGATAAGCTTCCTAACGAAAACGTGCTCTCTGCCGATTTACAAGTCAGCCGCACAACCCTCCGTGAAGCCATACGCATTTTGGTGGCGCATAATATCCTGGAAATACGACGGGGAAAAGGAACCTTTGTTAAAGATAAGCAGGAGTTCAATGAAGAGTTTGATCTCAAAGAACTCTCCACCTTGCAGCTGGATGTTAAGGATTTATATGAAATGCGTTTGATTTTCGAACCTCAGTCGGCCTACTATGCTGCTAAACGAGCAACTGACAAAGAACTTGAACGGATTCTCTATTACGGCCGGCTGGAAGAAGAACAAATCCTCCACAACGAGGATCGAACTGAAGCCGAACAAGCCTTTCACAAGTCCATTGCCAAAGCTACCCACAACGAGTTTATGAACAGGCTTATGCCCATCCTTTACAAAGCCATTGACAAAGGCGTTCTTTTGTCCGAGTCTAATGAAGAACTGGTTCAAAACACCCTCCATGACCACAGGATGATTATGGAATTTTTAGAAAATCGCGATGCCGAAGGCGCGAAAACTGCCATGAAACTCCATATTATCCATGCCATGCGGGGTTTTGGCATTACGGAAGAAGTATAA
- a CDS encoding N-acyl-D-amino-acid deacylase family protein — translation MNCDLLIKNGFIIDGTGKPGFHGDLAISQGKIADIAAGLKYQAAQLIDASGLTVCPGFIDPHVHEELTVLSQGTFEEFLRQGVTTLITGNCGHSIINCSSHRIYEYMTKKGLISAPSVEILKTKVPAWTDFPGYIKIVKNKGISVNMGFLLGHSTLRWQVIGNSKNKPSIKEEAKIIHLIHEGMEQGALGFSTGLTYNPGKYADTDELIQFARVVQTYDGIYTSHLRSYLGTPEAVREAIAIGKRIGIRVQVSHLPPTSPESFQEILSARERGLEIALDTIPKSSGHFRRKDRLFQYLTTRPYLQSQEAIKKLIKKMRFKEKLRIVNTGEPLLEERTLADLAGYYQMEVNELLLTLLENHNHELTFCDGDIHREDFPGDSYPDSIAFNPLVMVGSDTVSGEINDPLAWFELFRRGAFPIYIDLCRQKGVRLEEIIRRITSLPARQFRLENRGILAKGKAADLAIIDMHGYSYPNRQDIDYKNPLVMASGVKYTIVNGQAALADGTLKVRNAGQLLSRNGRLL, via the coding sequence GTGAATTGCGACCTGTTAATAAAAAACGGCTTCATCATCGATGGCACGGGCAAGCCCGGATTCCATGGTGACCTGGCCATATCTCAAGGAAAAATTGCGGACATTGCAGCCGGCCTTAAATATCAAGCTGCCCAGCTGATTGATGCCTCCGGCTTAACCGTCTGTCCGGGATTTATAGATCCTCACGTCCATGAAGAGCTAACGGTTTTATCCCAGGGCACGTTTGAAGAGTTTTTACGTCAGGGAGTCACCACCCTCATCACCGGAAACTGCGGGCATTCCATCATCAACTGTTCATCCCATAGGATCTATGAATACATGACAAAAAAAGGGCTTATTTCCGCTCCTTCTGTGGAGATACTAAAAACTAAAGTTCCTGCCTGGACAGACTTTCCCGGTTATATTAAGATTGTTAAAAACAAAGGCATCAGTGTAAATATGGGCTTTCTCCTGGGCCACAGCACCCTGCGCTGGCAGGTTATTGGTAACTCTAAAAACAAACCCAGCATAAAAGAGGAAGCTAAAATTATTCATCTGATTCATGAAGGCATGGAACAAGGGGCCTTAGGGTTCTCTACAGGACTAACCTACAATCCCGGCAAATATGCCGATACCGATGAGCTTATCCAATTCGCCCGGGTGGTGCAGACATACGACGGAATTTATACCTCCCATCTCCGCAGTTATCTGGGTACCCCAGAAGCCGTGCGGGAAGCCATTGCTATTGGGAAAAGAATCGGCATACGAGTCCAGGTCTCCCATCTCCCCCCAACTTCACCTGAGTCATTCCAAGAAATTCTCTCCGCTCGTGAACGCGGTTTAGAAATTGCACTGGATACCATTCCTAAAAGCAGCGGACACTTCAGGAGAAAAGACAGGTTGTTTCAATACCTAACCACTCGCCCCTACCTCCAATCCCAGGAAGCAATCAAAAAGCTCATCAAAAAAATGCGCTTTAAAGAAAAACTCCGGATCGTTAATACTGGAGAACCTCTACTAGAAGAACGAACATTAGCAGACTTGGCCGGCTATTATCAGATGGAAGTAAACGAACTTCTCCTCACTCTTTTAGAAAACCATAATCATGAGCTTACCTTCTGTGATGGCGACATTCATAGAGAGGACTTCCCTGGTGACTCTTACCCGGATTCAATTGCTTTCAATCCTCTGGTCATGGTTGGCTCTGACACAGTTTCCGGAGAGATCAATGACCCTCTTGCCTGGTTTGAATTATTTCGCAGGGGTGCCTTTCCCATCTATATCGACTTATGCCGGCAAAAAGGCGTGAGGCTGGAAGAGATTATCCGCCGGATAACCTCCCTGCCTGCACGCCAATTTCGCTTAGAAAACCGTGGCATACTTGCTAAAGGAAAAGCCGCTGATCTGGCTATTATTGATATGCATGGTTATAGTTACCCAAACCGACAGGACATTGATTATAAAAATCCCTTGGTAATGGCTTCAGGGGTAAAATATACCATTGTCAACGGCCAAGCTGCCTTGGCCGACGGTACGCTAAAGGTCCGGAACGCCGGTCAATTATTATCCAGAAACGGAAGGCTGCTGTAA
- the thpR gene encoding RNA 2',3'-cyclic phosphodiesterase, which produces MRLFIGIDLSYELKQALREFQTELKGLGLGGSYKSEDNFHITLEFLGELDKSNIPTLTETLANAASKFKPFELTVGGLGAFPSFRRAHTLWTAVNGSLQELNRLRNDLHLDLKNKGFRLEERQFKPHITLVSRPNFDKIDLSVVQNKKLGYFQVEEIVLFESNVVNGKRAYLSMFSAGLQQPSVSG; this is translated from the coding sequence ATGAGACTGTTTATTGGCATTGATTTGAGTTATGAACTTAAACAAGCATTACGTGAATTCCAGACGGAACTGAAAGGTCTGGGACTTGGCGGGTCTTACAAATCAGAAGACAATTTTCATATAACCTTAGAATTTTTAGGAGAGTTGGATAAGAGCAATATACCCACCCTTACAGAAACACTGGCTAATGCAGCAAGTAAGTTCAAGCCCTTTGAGTTAACCGTCGGCGGTTTGGGGGCGTTTCCTTCTTTTCGGCGGGCTCATACTTTATGGACAGCGGTTAACGGAAGCCTCCAGGAATTAAACAGACTGAGAAATGATTTACATCTTGATCTTAAAAACAAGGGGTTCAGGTTGGAGGAACGTCAATTTAAACCCCATATAACCCTGGTTTCGCGGCCAAACTTTGATAAGATCGATCTTTCGGTTGTTCAGAATAAAAAACTTGGTTATTTCCAAGTTGAGGAGATTGTTCTCTTTGAAAGTAATGTAGTGAACGGCAAAAGAGCTTACCTAAGTATGTTTAGTGCCGGTTTACAGCAGCCTTCCGTTTCTGGATAA
- a CDS encoding YcxB family protein has product MNFNYELNKQDLIDFNMFHITYSKLTRRTFFLQRYIISLSFLILPFFLKEFTSIPFVYWIFIFGLLYVYWVVYFPKRLEKIVTKKITAMLAGGKNQSVVGAHDLSVSEEGIVDKSAQSEVRTPFNGIEDIVEDKNHIFVYVSSNSAHIIPYRIFADEGQKSELLGFLKEKRLAVSP; this is encoded by the coding sequence ATGAATTTTAATTATGAACTCAATAAACAGGACTTAATTGATTTCAATATGTTCCATATTACCTACTCCAAGCTGACGCGGCGGACCTTTTTCCTGCAGCGTTACATTATCTCGTTATCCTTTTTGATACTGCCATTCTTTCTTAAAGAATTTACATCCATACCCTTTGTTTATTGGATATTCATCTTTGGGCTGCTCTATGTCTACTGGGTTGTATATTTCCCCAAGCGTCTAGAGAAAATAGTGACAAAAAAAATAACGGCCATGCTGGCCGGCGGAAAAAATCAGAGTGTTGTGGGTGCCCACGATTTGTCTGTTTCCGAAGAGGGGATTGTTGATAAGAGTGCGCAAAGCGAAGTCAGAACTCCTTTTAATGGTATTGAAGATATCGTTGAGGACAAAAACCATATTTTTGTTTACGTAAGTTCAAATTCGGCGCATATTATCCCTTACAGAATCTTTGCCGATGAAGGCCAAAAAAGTGAGCTTTTGGGATTCTTAAAGGAAAAACGGCTGGCAGTTAGCCCCTGA
- a CDS encoding N-acetyltransferase produces MLIRKFQVSDTEELVDIWYKASVIAHSFISAEMWEAHRDEVRNKYLPQSETWVAEEHGSLCGFIAKQGNYIGGLFIAPAQQGRGIGTTLMNQVKKDEETLQVGVYEKNLKAQKFYLKNGFTYSDTEIQEVTGEVVINMVWEKNRF; encoded by the coding sequence ATGTTAATAAGGAAATTCCAGGTGTCGGATACGGAGGAACTGGTGGATATATGGTACAAGGCCAGTGTCATTGCCCACTCCTTTATTTCTGCGGAAATGTGGGAAGCCCATAGGGATGAAGTAAGAAACAAGTACCTGCCTCAGTCAGAAACATGGGTGGCAGAGGAACACGGCTCTTTGTGCGGTTTTATAGCTAAACAAGGAAATTATATCGGCGGGCTTTTTATTGCCCCTGCACAGCAAGGTAGGGGAATAGGCACCACTTTGATGAACCAGGTCAAAAAGGATGAGGAAACCCTTCAGGTAGGTGTCTACGAGAAAAATCTAAAGGCCCAAAAGTTTTACCTCAAAAATGGCTTTACATATTCCGATACCGAGATTCAGGAAGTAACGGGAGAAGTTGTTATCAATATGGTTTGGGAAAAGAACCGGTTTTAA
- a CDS encoding TfoX/Sxy family protein has product MAVSESFKDYVLDQLGLLDQMGFIKVKKMFGGAGLYYDGLIFGLLADDVLYFKVDDSNRSDYEKAGTEAFRPFAHKPMVMSYYEVPVDIMEDREQLADWVWKALLVSKNNPPKKKKKKKASLSFIDNGC; this is encoded by the coding sequence ATGGCGGTAAGTGAAAGCTTTAAGGATTATGTTCTGGATCAGTTGGGTCTGCTGGACCAGATGGGCTTCATTAAAGTGAAGAAGATGTTCGGCGGTGCCGGTCTTTATTACGACGGTTTAATCTTTGGCCTGCTGGCCGATGACGTCTTGTATTTTAAAGTTGACGACTCTAATCGCTCTGACTATGAAAAAGCCGGTACAGAGGCTTTCCGGCCCTTTGCCCATAAACCCATGGTCATGTCCTATTATGAAGTGCCGGTGGATATTATGGAAGACAGGGAGCAATTGGCGGATTGGGTGTGGAAAGCTTTATTAGTTTCGAAGAATAACCCGCCTAAGAAAAAGAAGAAGAAAAAAGCATCGTTATCGTTTATAGACAATGGTTGTTAA
- a CDS encoding PadR family transcriptional regulator yields MSDDVSINLELSLSIERSIQAELLLLLGQKPSHGYELIQRLNDAPFMSSEVDTATIYRNLRRMDKDGLIKSHWEVSESGPGRRQYQLTSQGEATLKLWVQYLAQQKARLENFLQAYRDYDVSLAKGENGGNNLE; encoded by the coding sequence ATGAGTGATGATGTAAGTATTAATTTGGAATTATCCCTATCCATTGAACGGTCAATTCAAGCTGAATTACTGCTGTTGCTAGGACAAAAACCTTCCCACGGCTATGAATTAATTCAACGTCTGAATGATGCTCCTTTTATGAGCAGTGAAGTAGACACTGCGACAATCTACCGTAATTTGAGACGTATGGATAAAGACGGTTTGATTAAATCCCACTGGGAAGTGAGTGAATCCGGCCCCGGGAGGCGGCAATATCAATTAACTTCCCAAGGAGAAGCGACCTTAAAGTTATGGGTTCAATACTTAGCCCAACAAAAAGCTAGGTTAGAGAACTTTTTGCAAGCTTATCGGGACTACGACGTATCCTTAGCCAAGGGGGAAAATGGGGGGAACAACCTTGAGTAA
- the def gene encoding peptide deformylase produces MALRNIVLSDDEVLRKISKEVTEINDKIKQLLDDMAETMYADNGAGLAAPQVGILKRLVVIDMGDGLIKLVNPVIVETEGQQEVVEGCLSIPNVYGKLMRPAKVTIKALNEKGEEIRLTGTGDLAKCFCHEIDHLNGILFTDMVTEYLKKK; encoded by the coding sequence ATGGCTTTAAGAAATATTGTTCTTTCCGACGACGAAGTGTTGAGAAAGATAAGCAAAGAAGTAACAGAGATCAATGATAAGATTAAACAACTCCTGGATGATATGGCTGAAACCATGTATGCTGACAACGGGGCAGGCTTAGCTGCTCCTCAGGTTGGCATATTAAAGAGGCTAGTTGTCATCGATATGGGGGATGGTCTGATTAAATTAGTGAATCCGGTCATTGTTGAGACGGAAGGGCAGCAGGAGGTTGTCGAGGGATGCCTGAGTATTCCCAATGTTTACGGTAAGCTGATGCGGCCTGCAAAAGTGACCATTAAGGCCCTCAATGAAAAGGGCGAAGAAATCCGGCTGACAGGAACGGGGGACTTAGCCAAGTGTTTTTGTCATGAGATAGACCACTTAAACGGCATCCTTTTTACAGATATGGTGACGGAATATTTAAAGAAGAAATAG
- a CDS encoding DUF362 domain-containing protein, which yields MAAFILEKLCRGCKRCINACPVRAISLIAHLPVVDPAICIECEACMESCMHGAITFKAEEERKKNG from the coding sequence ATGGCTGCCTTTATTTTAGAAAAGCTCTGCCGGGGCTGCAAACGGTGTATCAATGCCTGTCCTGTCCGGGCCATCTCGTTGATCGCTCATCTTCCCGTTGTTGATCCGGCAATTTGCATTGAATGTGAAGCGTGTATGGAATCTTGCATGCATGGGGCGATTACCTTCAAGGCTGAGGAGGAGAGGAAGAAAAATGGATAA
- a CDS encoding helix-turn-helix transcriptional regulator: protein MKNRLKQLRESLGITQEQLGDLVGVSRQAINAIETEKYEPSIWLAYDISKVFNCMIEDIFLFEVSERKSRAQLSKGMV, encoded by the coding sequence ATCAAAAACCGGCTGAAACAGCTCCGTGAATCCTTGGGCATTACGCAGGAGCAATTGGGAGACTTAGTAGGTGTTTCACGACAGGCAATTAACGCTATTGAAACGGAAAAGTATGAGCCGTCTATTTGGCTGGCCTACGACATTTCTAAAGTCTTTAATTGCATGATCGAAGATATTTTTCTCTTTGAAGTAAGTGAACGGAAATCAAGAGCACAACTTAGCAAAGGAATGGTTTAA
- a CDS encoding GyrI-like domain-containing protein, protein MKYEWKKADKELYLPKNKPVLVTVPAFNFFMMEGKGDPSSESFSEQVGLLYSLAYSVKMMPKKGITPEGYYEFSVFPLEGIWDLVEEAKVKETLDKDDFKYTIMIRQPDFVTERLAQDVLAGVKEKKPHPFLDRVRFGQLEEGLCLQMLHIGPYDEEFKSFSLMEDYCRKHNFRRKTKIHREIYLSDPRRTQPDKLKTVLRFKVENSLSSD, encoded by the coding sequence ATGAAATACGAGTGGAAAAAAGCTGACAAGGAACTCTATTTGCCTAAGAACAAGCCGGTGTTGGTGACGGTGCCTGCCTTTAATTTTTTTATGATGGAGGGAAAAGGAGATCCTAGTTCTGAGAGTTTTTCTGAGCAAGTGGGGTTGCTATATTCTTTAGCTTATTCTGTCAAGATGATGCCTAAAAAAGGAATTACTCCCGAGGGGTATTATGAGTTTTCAGTCTTTCCCCTTGAAGGTATCTGGGATTTAGTAGAAGAGGCCAAAGTTAAGGAAACATTGGATAAAGACGATTTTAAATACACGATCATGATAAGGCAGCCTGATTTTGTAACTGAGAGATTAGCCCAGGATGTTCTCGCTGGTGTAAAAGAAAAAAAACCTCACCCTTTCCTTGATAGGGTGAGATTTGGTCAATTAGAAGAAGGGCTTTGCCTTCAGATGCTGCATATCGGTCCTTACGATGAAGAGTTTAAGAGCTTTTCTTTAATGGAAGACTATTGCAGAAAACATAATTTCAGGCGAAAAACGAAAATTCACAGGGAAATTTATCTCTCAGACCCACGCAGAACACAGCCTGATAAACTGAAAACGGTTCTTCGTTTTAAGGTGGAGAATAGTCTTTCGTCTGATTAA
- a CDS encoding multicopper oxidase domain-containing protein, giving the protein MELSTLNSLPKTYSEKYYRAYIFTVGDITDVPGPTIAVFPGDNIQIRVNNRLAEDTSVHWHGLDIPNSMDGVPEIEPSPRIKPGQYFDYRFKISNPPGTHIYHSIQRGRIAPGVYDIDPLSMDFNFFTMNGRCTVISPII; this is encoded by the coding sequence ATGGAGTTAAGCACTTTGAACTCATTGCCGAAAACGTACAGCGAGAAATATTACCGGGCTTATATATTTACTGTTGGGGATATAACGGATGTGCCTGGTCCAACCATCGCCGTTTTTCCTGGTGACAACATTCAAATAAGGGTCAACAACAGACTTGCTGAAGACACCAGCGTTCATTGGCACGGATTAGATATTCCGAATAGCATGGACGGCGTGCCGGAAATAGAACCATCTCCAAGGATTAAGCCAGGTCAATACTTTGATTATAGATTCAAAATTTCGAATCCGCCGGGTACTCATATCTACCATTCTATACAGCGAGGCAGGATTGCACCCGGGGTTTATGATATCGATCCATTGTCAATGGATTTCAATTTTTTCACAATGAATGGCCGCTGCACTGTCATATCCCCCATCATATGA
- the chrA gene encoding chromate efflux transporter: MKPNHYLQQSSEEQKMISLFDIAKTVLHIGLASYSLAALGEAKKTLVEKKHWLTDEEYLNGIALSQLLPGAPAVNLNTYIGYFLRGFPGSLIATIFFILPCFTLMVILAHLYLNYNDLPWVNSLFKGVGALVVGLVLNTIIDLWKRGVNSPQLTVLAAGGFLMIYFLKVNILTLLFLAGSVSLCFTFLTYKFKGWQVIMDQRFWLDKKKAERAAVTAKFSFSKKSFGITLALLAILITVNFTINFSDPVYRQLGNTFFRIGGLTFGSGYAMLPFIQDTMVNHYHFLTNEEFGAALALSLLTPGPVTVISAFIGYKVAGVFGAALSMANIYLPAFAMVNLISDLYNRAGKIELIKMVITGIVAAFIGTLWAVILKLAGSSLVDLPTIGIALAAFGLQRFTKIDTLWIILSGAVLSLFIF; encoded by the coding sequence ATGAAACCAAACCATTATTTACAACAGTCCTCCGAAGAGCAGAAGATGATAAGTCTCTTTGACATAGCAAAAACTGTTCTGCACATTGGCTTGGCATCATATAGTTTAGCCGCTTTAGGGGAAGCTAAAAAAACCCTGGTAGAAAAGAAACATTGGCTGACGGATGAAGAATATTTAAATGGCATAGCCCTTTCTCAATTATTACCTGGGGCACCTGCCGTCAATCTGAATACTTATATCGGCTATTTCCTGAGAGGTTTTCCCGGCAGCTTAATTGCAACGATCTTTTTTATCCTGCCCTGCTTTACACTCATGGTCATCCTGGCCCATCTCTACCTGAATTACAACGATTTACCCTGGGTGAACTCACTTTTCAAAGGAGTCGGCGCTTTAGTGGTTGGTCTCGTCCTTAACACCATCATCGATCTCTGGAAAAGAGGCGTCAATTCACCACAGCTGACGGTGTTGGCTGCCGGCGGTTTTTTAATGATCTACTTCCTTAAAGTCAATATTCTTACTCTCCTTTTCCTTGCCGGATCAGTGAGTCTCTGCTTTACCTTTCTGACCTATAAGTTTAAGGGCTGGCAAGTTATCATGGACCAGCGGTTTTGGCTGGATAAAAAAAAGGCTGAAAGGGCCGCAGTCACAGCCAAGTTCAGTTTCAGCAAAAAAAGTTTTGGAATTACTTTGGCCCTTCTGGCAATCTTAATAACCGTTAACTTTACTATTAATTTCAGTGACCCTGTCTACCGACAACTGGGCAACACTTTCTTTCGAATCGGCGGGCTGACCTTTGGCAGCGGCTACGCCATGCTCCCTTTTATCCAAGATACCATGGTCAATCACTACCACTTTCTAACCAATGAAGAATTCGGAGCCGCCTTGGCTTTAAGTCTCCTAACCCCTGGTCCGGTTACAGTAATTTCAGCTTTTATCGGTTATAAAGTTGCCGGGGTCTTTGGAGCCGCTCTGTCCATGGCCAATATCTACCTGCCGGCTTTTGCCATGGTTAACCTGATCTCCGACCTTTATAACCGCGCCGGTAAAATTGAGCTGATAAAAATGGTGATCACCGGCATTGTTGCCGCTTTCATAGGTACTCTCTGGGCTGTGATCCTCAAATTAGCGGGCAGCTCCTTAGTAGATTTGCCCACTATTGGCATTGCTCTGGCCGCCTTTGGCCTGCAGCGCTTCACAAAAATCGATACCCTCTGGATTATCCTCTCGGGAGCTGTCCTCTCCCTGTTCATTTTCTAA